Proteins encoded by one window of Clostridium bornimense:
- the uvrC gene encoding excinuclease ABC subunit UvrC — MFDLAHQLKILPNKPGVYLMKNSLGEIIYVGKAKILKNRVRQYFQNSKNHSEKVKKMVSNIEEFEYIVTDSEFEALILECNLIKKYSPRYNIKLKDDKHYPMIKVTLQEDFPRVFVTRNIIKDGSKYFGPYTDSSAVYETVDTIKNLFPIRECRLRIKENEVGIRPCLDYYIKKCNAPCAGKVTKEEYRTMINDVIDILSGKDIALIKELKEDMIKASENLEFEKAAMYRDKVMSFEKIISKQKMITGRFEDEDFISLAKDEKDALIQIFFMRQGKINGREHFIIEDGATEENSVLIGEFIKGFYGNTAFIPKTIYVDSVEDQELLEELLTARRESKVWIKIPQKGDKKKTLDLVENNAVVTLRDFKDKIIKDKERGEEALRTLAEVLSLEDIPRRIEAYDISNIQGVDSVGAMVVFEKGKAKNSDYRRFKIKTVIGANDYESMREVLRRRFKRGLEELEKLSSLEVEFDKTKFTVFPDLILMDGGKGHVSVAKDVLREFNLDIPVAGMVKDNKHTARGLIYENEEISFKATSPAMGLIRKISDEVHRFAITYHRSLRDKRSLKSVLDNVPNIGERRRKNLLIKFGSIENIKKSSYDEILSTPSMDKKSTKSLMEYLSIDKKE; from the coding sequence ATGTTTGATTTAGCTCATCAATTAAAGATACTGCCTAATAAACCAGGAGTTTATTTAATGAAAAATTCTTTAGGAGAAATTATTTATGTAGGTAAAGCTAAGATACTAAAGAATAGAGTTAGACAATATTTTCAAAACTCTAAAAATCATTCTGAGAAAGTAAAGAAGATGGTTTCTAATATAGAAGAATTTGAGTATATTGTTACAGACTCAGAATTTGAAGCATTAATTTTAGAATGTAATTTAATTAAAAAATATAGTCCTAGATATAATATAAAACTTAAAGATGACAAACATTATCCTATGATAAAAGTAACTCTACAAGAGGATTTTCCGCGAGTTTTTGTAACTAGAAATATTATAAAAGATGGGTCAAAGTATTTTGGACCATATACTGATTCTAGTGCTGTTTACGAAACAGTAGATACTATAAAAAATCTATTCCCTATTAGGGAATGTAGACTTAGAATAAAAGAAAACGAGGTAGGGATAAGACCTTGCCTCGATTATTATATAAAGAAATGTAATGCACCATGTGCTGGAAAAGTGACAAAAGAAGAATATAGAACAATGATAAATGATGTAATAGATATATTATCAGGAAAAGATATAGCTCTTATAAAAGAGTTAAAAGAAGATATGATTAAAGCATCGGAAAACTTAGAGTTTGAAAAAGCAGCTATGTATAGAGATAAAGTAATGAGCTTTGAGAAAATTATATCTAAACAAAAAATGATAACAGGAAGATTTGAAGATGAAGATTTTATTTCTTTAGCTAAAGATGAAAAAGATGCTCTTATTCAAATCTTTTTTATGCGACAAGGGAAAATTAATGGAAGAGAACATTTTATAATTGAAGATGGTGCCACAGAAGAAAACTCTGTTTTAATTGGAGAGTTTATAAAAGGTTTTTATGGTAACACAGCATTTATACCAAAAACAATTTATGTAGATAGTGTTGAAGATCAAGAATTACTAGAAGAATTGTTAACGGCGAGAAGAGAATCTAAAGTATGGATAAAGATACCTCAAAAAGGAGATAAAAAGAAAACTCTAGATTTAGTAGAAAATAATGCTGTTGTAACTCTTAGAGATTTTAAAGATAAAATAATAAAAGATAAGGAGCGAGGGGAAGAGGCACTTAGAACTTTAGCAGAGGTTTTATCTTTAGAAGATATACCGAGAAGAATCGAGGCTTATGATATATCAAATATTCAAGGGGTAGATTCTGTTGGTGCTATGGTTGTTTTTGAAAAGGGAAAAGCTAAAAATTCTGATTATAGAAGGTTTAAAATAAAAACCGTTATTGGAGCTAATGATTATGAATCCATGAGAGAAGTGCTTAGAAGAAGATTCAAAAGGGGATTAGAAGAATTAGAAAAGTTATCTTCATTAGAGGTGGAATTTGATAAAACAAAATTTACAGTATTTCCGGACTTAATACTAATGGATGGAGGTAAGGGGCACGTATCGGTAGCTAAAGATGTTTTAAGAGAGTTTAATTTAGATATACCTGTAGCAGGGATGGTTAAAGATAATAAGCATACTGCAAGGGGACTGATTTATGAGAATGAAGAGATTTCTTTTAAAGCCACGTCGCCGGCTATGGGATTAATAAGAAAGATAAGTGATGAAGTTCATAGATTTGCTATAACTTATCATAGAAGTTTAAGAGATAAGAGAAGCTTAAAGTCTGTATTAGATAATGTACCCAATATAGGGGAAAGAAGAAGAAAAAATCTACTTATTAAATTTGGATCAATAGAAAATATAAAAAAATCTAGCTATGATGAAATTTTGTCTACACCATCTATGGATAAAAAAAGTACAAAAAGCTTAATGGAGTATTTAAGTATAGATAAAAAGGAGTGA
- a CDS encoding phosphatase: protein MRKYPVDLHTHTIISGHAYSTLLENIEACEEKGIEVYGVSDHAPAMPGGAPLFYFGNLKVIPRIIKGVTVLKGAEGNIIDYNGNIDLPTRVQKSIDYMIISFHDVCISPGTIEENTTAVIKAMDNPYVTILGHCGNPVFPLNYEEVVKKAKEKDIIIEINNSSLGGSRVGSLNNCTKVAELCKKYETKIILGSDSHFCTTIGEFEKCEEILKEVLIPEELIMNTYDKIINHLKNKGKLHDL, encoded by the coding sequence ATGAGAAAATATCCTGTAGATTTACATACTCATACAATAATAAGTGGTCATGCGTATTCAACTTTACTAGAAAATATAGAAGCATGTGAGGAAAAAGGAATAGAAGTTTATGGGGTATCAGATCATGCACCAGCAATGCCGGGTGGAGCGCCATTATTTTATTTTGGGAATTTAAAGGTAATACCAAGAATAATAAAAGGTGTAACGGTATTAAAAGGGGCAGAAGGGAATATAATTGATTATAATGGAAATATAGATTTACCTACTAGAGTTCAAAAATCTATTGATTATATGATTATTTCTTTTCATGATGTATGTATATCTCCTGGTACTATAGAAGAGAATACTACAGCTGTTATCAAAGCTATGGATAATCCTTATGTAACTATATTGGGACATTGTGGTAATCCTGTTTTTCCATTAAATTATGAAGAGGTAGTAAAAAAGGCTAAAGAAAAGGATATAATTATAGAAATAAACAATTCGTCTCTTGGAGGATCTAGAGTAGGAAGTTTAAATAATTGTACAAAGGTAGCTGAACTATGTAAAAAATATGAAACGAAGATAATATTGGGATCAGATTCGCATTTTTGCACTACAATAGGTGAGTTTGAAAAATGTGAAGAGATATTAAAAGAAGTATTAATTCCAGAAGAATTAATTATGAATACTTATGATAAGATAATAAATCATTTGAAAAATAAAGGGAAATTGCATGATTTATAA
- the murB gene encoding UDP-N-acetylmuramate dehydrogenase, producing the protein MNHYLDFAKELNLILSEEDIKLDEPMKKHTSFRVGGPADIFVTPKNVDELVKVIRSCKERKVPYFIIGFGSNLLVKDGGIRGVVIKLSKFSNIDIKDNVIKVQCGASLAKTAREALKYSLSGLEFACGIPGTVGGAVAMNAGAYGGEMKDVLCNVTILDHDGNIKILSHDELELGYRTSAVLKNQYLALECEMNLKNGEYDEIKKTIDDLMGRRAEKQPLEYPSAGSTFKRPVGYFAGKLIEDSNLKGKTIGGAAVSEKHSGFIINKSQATAKDILDLISHVQKIVKDEFDVTLETEVRIIGEEI; encoded by the coding sequence ATGAATCATTATTTGGACTTTGCAAAGGAGCTAAATTTAATTTTAAGTGAAGAAGATATTAAATTAGATGAACCGATGAAGAAGCATACTTCATTTAGGGTAGGAGGACCAGCAGATATATTTGTAACTCCTAAAAATGTTGATGAATTAGTAAAAGTAATTAGAAGTTGTAAGGAGAGAAAGGTACCATATTTCATAATAGGGTTTGGATCTAATCTTCTTGTAAAAGACGGTGGAATAAGAGGCGTTGTTATTAAGTTAAGCAAGTTTAGTAATATTGATATAAAGGATAATGTAATTAAAGTACAATGTGGAGCATCTTTAGCTAAAACTGCTAGAGAAGCATTAAAATATTCTTTATCAGGATTAGAATTTGCATGTGGTATTCCAGGTACTGTTGGTGGAGCAGTAGCTATGAATGCAGGTGCTTACGGTGGAGAAATGAAGGATGTTTTATGCAATGTTACTATCTTAGACCATGATGGGAATATAAAAATACTATCTCATGATGAATTAGAATTAGGATATAGAACATCTGCAGTATTAAAAAATCAGTATCTAGCTTTAGAATGCGAAATGAATCTTAAAAACGGAGAATATGATGAAATTAAGAAAACTATAGATGATTTAATGGGAAGAAGAGCAGAAAAACAACCATTAGAATATCCTTCAGCAGGAAGTACTTTTAAAAGACCAGTAGGGTATTTTGCAGGAAAACTTATAGAAGATAGTAACTTAAAAGGAAAAACTATTGGTGGAGCAGCAGTATCAGAAAAACATTCTGGATTTATAATAAATAAAAGTCAAGCTACAGCGAAAGACATTTTAGATTTAATTAGTCATGTACAAAAAATTGTTAAAGATGAATTTGATGTTACTCTTGAAACCGAAGTAAGAATAATAGGTGAAGAAATTTAA
- a CDS encoding nucleotidyltransferase family protein, whose protein sequence is MIKEIKKDVSYKLEDEVKSEITKVKNTILDDFNDAYIYIFGSIAKGCYSKVSDIDILVLISIDKSVKEIRQIRHTLEDKIEKLILDREVDLKIYDKDRFYQLSTKPSFESEILDDLIDIRMW, encoded by the coding sequence ATGATAAAAGAAATAAAAAAAGATGTTAGCTACAAGTTAGAAGATGAAGTGAAATCAGAAATAACTAAAGTAAAGAATACTATTTTAGATGACTTTAATGATGCTTATATATATATATTTGGTTCTATAGCAAAGGGATGTTATTCGAAAGTCAGTGATATAGATATATTAGTATTAATAAGTATAGATAAATCAGTAAAAGAAATTAGGCAAATTAGACACACTTTAGAAGATAAGATAGAAAAGTTAATATTAGATAGAGAAGTTGATTTGAAGATTTATGATAAAGATAGATTTTATCAGTTATCAACGAAACCATCATTTGAAAGTGAAATATTAGATGATTTAATTGATATAAGGATGTGGTAA